In Malus sylvestris chromosome 15, drMalSylv7.2, whole genome shotgun sequence, a single genomic region encodes these proteins:
- the LOC126602752 gene encoding uncharacterized protein LOC126602752, translating to MATAAVTFFSLFRNCAATTVRAFVTVKASNTNFTTSLLPPHSHRSLCDVGATNNEEATAKVAAVNADTGAPTIFDKIISKEIPSSIVYEDDLILAFRDINPQAPVHVLVISKLRDGLIGLGKTVSLLFLSVLNASESRCGQKSAAAVSAKQYTD from the exons ATGGCTACTGCTGCAGTCACCTTCTTCTCACTGTTTAGGAATTGTGCAGCAACAACTGTGAGAGCTTTTGTGACAGTGAAAGCCTCAAACACCAATTTCACAACTTCCCTTCTTCCTCCGCACTCTCACAGATCCCTGTGCGATGTTGGCGCTACAAACAACGAGGAGGCTACTGCAAAGGTAGCTGCAGTGAATGCCGACACTGGAGCTCCAACAATATTTGACAAGATCATATCTAAGGAAATCCCATCAAGCATTGTATATGAGGATGATCTGATCCTGGCATTTCGTGATATCAATCCGCAGGCTCCTGTTCACGTTTTAGTCATCTCAAAGCTCAGGGATGGATTAATCGGCCTGGGAAAG ACagtctctcttctctttctctcagtCCTTAATGCATCCGAATCTAGATGTGGGCAAAAATCAGCAGCAGCTGTGTCTGCTAAACAGTACACTGACTGA
- the LOC126602493 gene encoding probable protein phosphatase 2C 47 yields the protein MASGTADISPQVTGLDGGCLKGGGMPIMEDQNVDALANSNHIPTGKPPRNLSVMRNCTSYALLTESDSDIGSMGLKSPASETAEFVFVFRSGSCSEKGPKQYMEDEYICVDNLHDHIGEIENLPSPGAFYGVFDGHNGVDAASFIKSNILKFIIEDSHFPSGVKKAVRSAFVKADHAFADASSVDKSSGTTALTALILGRTMLIANAGDCRAVLGKRGRAIELSKDHKPNCTSERLRIEKLGGVIYDGYLNGQLSVARALGDWHIKGSKGSKSPLSSEPELEEIVLTEEDEFLIMGCDGLWDVMSSQCAVTMVRKELMQHNDPERCSKALVKEALQRNTCDNLTVVVVCFSEDPPPKTEISKSHKRRSISAEGLDLLKGVLSTI from the exons ATGGCTTCAGGAACTGCAGATATCTCGCCACAAGTCACCGGATTGGATGGTGGGTGCttaaagggaggtggaatgccGATCATGGAAGATCAAAACGTCGACGCTTTGGCCAATTCGAACCACATTCCTACCGGAAAGCCTCCGAGAAACCTCTCGGTTATGCGAAATTGCACTAGCTATGCATTGTTGACCGAATCA GATTCAGATATTGGAAGTATGGGATTGAAGTCACCGGCAAGTGAGACAGCTGAGTTCGTATTTGTATTCCGTTCAGGAAGCTGCTCTGAGAAAGGACCTAAACAATACATGGAGGATGAGTACATTTGCGTAGATAATCTCCATGATCATATTGGTGAAATTGAAAACTTGCCTTCTCCTGGGGCATTTTATGGG GTCTTTGATGGACATAATGGTGTTGATGCAGCGTCATTCATCAAAAGCAACATCCTTAAATTCATCATTGAAGACTCTCACTTCCCATCTGGCGTTAAAAAGGCAGTTAGAAGCGCTTTTGTGAAGGCTGATCATGCTTTTGCAGATGCTAGCTCAGTTGACAAGTCCTCCGGTACCACTGCCTTGACTGCCCTGATCTTAGGAAG GACCATGCTAATCGCTAATGCTGGGGACTGTCGAGCTGTGTTGGGCAAGCGGGGAAGGGCAATTGAGCTATCTAAAGATCACAAGCCTAACTGCACCTCTGAAAGATTAAGAATTGAAAAGCTGGGTGGTGTTATCTATGACGGCTACCTCAATGGCCAACTATCCGTAGCGCGTGCTCTTGGAGACTGGCATATCAAGGGCTCGAAAGGTTCAAAAAGCCCCTTGAGCTCCGAGCCAGAGTTGGAGGAAATTGTCCTAACAGAAGAAGACGAGTTCTTGATAATGGGCTGTGATGGCTTGTGGGATGTGATGAGCAGCCAGTGCGCAGTTACAATGGTGAGGAAGGAGCTCATGCAGCACAATGATCCCGAGAGATGTTCAAAAGCGCTTGTCAAGGAAGCGCTCCAGCGAAACACGTGTGATAACCTCACTGTTGTCGTGGTCTGTTTCTCCGAAGATCCACCTCCTAAAACCGAAATATCTAAATCCCACAAGAGAAGGAGCATTTCAGCTGAAGGGTTGGACCTTCTCAAGGGTGTCTTAAGCACCATTTGA
- the LOC126602494 gene encoding 54S ribosomal protein L19, mitochondrial encodes MATLKEILTRRPVAATIRLTVPAGAARPVAPVGPALGQYRLNLMAFCKDFNARTQKYKPETPMAVIITAFKDNTFEFTVRSPSVTWYLKKAAGIESGSSRPGHAVASTLSVRHVYEIAKVKQSDPYCQYMPLESICKSVIGTANSMGIKVVKELE; translated from the coding sequence ATGGCAACCCTGAAGGAAATCCTAACCCGACGACCCGTGGCGGCGACGATCCGCCTCACAGTCCCGGCGGGAGCCGCCCGACCCGTAGCTCCGGTGGGTCCCGCTCTGGGTCAATACAGGCTAAACCTGATGGCCTTCTGTAAGGACTTCAACGCCCGGACCCAAAAGTACAAACCCGAAACCCCCATGGCGGTGATCATCACCGCCTTCAAAGACAACACCTTCGAGTTCACTGTGAGGTCGCCGTCCGTCACCTGGTACTTGAAGAAGGCCGCCGGGATCGAGTCTGGCAGCAGTCGTCCAGGACACGCGGTGGCGTCGACGCTATCGGTGAGGCACGTGTACGAGATCGCGAAGGTGAAGCAGTCCGACCCGTATTGCCAGTACATGCCGTTGGAGTCCATTTGTAAGTCGGTTATTGGTACGGCTAATTCTATGGGGATTAAGGTTGTTAAGGAATTGGAATGA